The genomic window TGTTATCCATGGTTACTTTGTTGAATGCATCATCAAAGTTTGACGGGAAATAAATTCCTACATCCATGGTTAGTTTCCCCGGTACTATATCGCTGTTGATGCTATCTACTTTGCTTGTAAGCACTTCTTGCCACTTAACCGGTTCCACATCCGATTTTACTTCTGACTTATCGCCTGTAGTACACGAAATCATTAAAATTACCACGAGTAGCGTGTTCAATATTCTCTTCATTACCTATTCCCTTATGTTAGTTTTTGAGGAAGGTAGCACATGGCAACCAATTCAAAAAATGGATTTTTAGTATTATTTAGCGCCTTTTACAATCAATTTAGAAACAAGTACTTCCTTTAATTATATTTATCGAATTCTTTAAAGAGCATAATTTTTTATATCGTGTTCACAAACCCCAAACAACTCTATCTATTATGAAAAAAGCATATTCTTCCCTCATTCTATTGTTCGCCCTGCTGATTTCAACTCATGCTGTTGCGCAGGAAAATCAAATGCACGCTGGTGCAGGTCTGGTTTATGGCAATGAAGTCGAAAAATTCGGTGTAAACCTGAATGGGTACTACACCATCACATCTGAGTTTAGAATTGGTGCTACTATTAACATTTTCTTCCCTGAAAGTGAAACCTTTGGAGGCAACGACTTCAAATCTCAGTTTACAGGCATCAACTTTGATGGTAATTATTTCTTTTACCGTGAGAATGAGTTGAGCGCTTACGGGTTAGCTGGAATTAATATCCTACGTGGTAAAGTAGAAGTAAATAACGATTCTGAAACCGACTCTGAGGTTGGCCTTAATCTAGGCGCCGGTTTAGAGTATGCTTTAGATTTCGGCAATCTATTTGGTGAGTTGAAGTTTGCAGGCCTTGGTGGCGATGCCGATCAACTCGTATTGGGTGCAGGTGTAAGATTCAACCTGTCCAATTAAACCAACCTTTTGATAAAGCCCCTAACTTCAGGGGCTTTTTTTTATTTAGCTGAATCTTTTGTGGCAGCAATCACACTTCCGGTCATCACACTCAGCCCTCCGACTAAGCCCCCAATCAATCCCGTAATCAATACCACCAATAAAGGACTTCCTACGTTCAACATCGTAGCGATGCGCTCAGCCAAAATTCCGTCATTCGCCAAGTGAATATATAAAGCTTGTGCTCCCCATAGCAGAAACATGGCCGCAAAACCCATTCCAAATGCTTTTCCTGCATGTTCTTTGTAAAACAGCCCTAGAAAAAGACCGGCTACCGTAATTACCCACCATGGCAGTACAAGGTTAGCTAGAAAGGCGAGTAAGATATAAAGTGTAATTAATTTCATAATACGATTGCTAAAAAAAGGTTCTCAGATTCTACTTTTTGGGAGATAATTCCACGCTATAACTGTATTCAGTTGGTGCTTCTTTATGCAAGATGAGCTCAAAATGCTTCCCTGTTCTCCAAGCTTCTAGCATATTATCATAATATGGGGAGCCCGGATTCCCAGATGGTCCACCCGGATACACGCCATACCCTCTAACTTCGGGCCCTAATACTATCACCATTCTCCACGATGGGCCAAAACCATCTCTGGTTGCATTCACCGACTCCGACGAACCTCCCGATATCACATTTTGATCTCCAAAGCCAGGGATATAAGAGATGTGTTCAATATCATTATTCATTTGGTATCCCCACTTCCATCTATCTGTTACTTCTTCTCCTAAGCTAGAGTAGATGTTCGTAATCGCTTTCTTAAATGAGGCCGTTGCTAACTCTTGAATAGACTCCTTTTTATCGGTGGTAATGTCATCAATAAAGGCCATTTCAGGATTTTCTTTTATCAACTCAATCACTCGATCTCTTGAGGGTCTACGCATAGCTAGCTCAACAGAACCATACTCATCATTAAAAATAGCATTGTAGAACTGCCTCCACCACTGTCTAAATAAAAACGGCTCGATGAGATCTGCGTTATTGAAAAAATTCCATTCACTAAGCTGTTGCAGAAACTCCTGTTCATCTTCACTCAGTTCACTGCTATCTACCCAGTTAATCAATTCAGGAAGGATAGTTGAGGCATGATAGCTGAAGTTATCCATTTGCAACTCCATCATATCTTGCATGGTGATGTCCTCCATTTCACGAAGTCTATCATTGATGCGTCGACCTCTTTCGAAGGGAGCGAATTCATCATCTAAGTAATAGGGATAATCTTCAGCCGCTGACTCCTGGTTCGCTGAACTCACAAAGCCTCGCTCTGGATTTTTAACATGTGGGTTATGCTCAAATGGAATCCAACCTTGCCAATCATATCTCGGATCTGACCCATCACTAACGGTTCGTCCTTGATGCTTCCACTTATTTGGAAATTTCCCGTTCACCCAAAGAGCAATGTCACCCTCGCTACTAGCAAATACAAAGTTTTGAGCCGGGGCCACATAATGACTTAACGCTTCCACATAGTCATCATAATCTTTTGCTCTATTCAAGCCATAAAACGTTCGAATATCTGAAGAGCCTTCATGTGCAATCCATCTCAGTGCAAAGTATTTAGTCTTCTCTTCATCTGTTGCGGAATTCAACTCCCATACAGGACCATGATGCGTATAAATCAACGTGTCTAAAATGGTTTCTTCACCACGCACTTTAATTTCTTCGATTCGTTGTGAGGTTGGCTGCCAAGCGCCGTCATACCAATACTCACTCATCGTCTCATCTTTGAAAGTGATTTCGTACCAATCCATTACATCCGAGCCTACATTGGTAACCCCCCAAGCTACTTTTTCATTGAACCCGATTACCACTCCTGGTGCCCCTTGTAAAGAAACCCCACGTACGTTCACCGTTGGTGAGTGTAATTGCACTTCGTACCAAATAGATGGGTAGGTGAGAGATAAATGTGGATCGTTTGAGAGTATAGGGTAACCCGACTTTGTTTTTGAACCGGCGACCGCCCAGTTATTACTACCCACTCCTTCAGGACGTTCGAAATCATCCACTCCTCTTATATCTGATGGCACATATAGTGAATCAGGTTGGTTCACTGGCACTCGCTCAAAATCCCATTTCTTGGAAGCTGGAATAATAGGGTCGTTTAAATCGGGCTTAGTAGTAAAGAAGGTTTCAATAAAGTCTTCCCCAAAATATTGAAGGGTATTACTAGTTCGAATGTCATTATTCCCTCCCGCCAGAGTGCGAGTCATGTTTTTTAGAAGATACACCGTGTTCTTTTCGATCCATGCTTCGGGTGCGAAATCCAACACTTTGTACTCTATAGGGTAGTCCTCAGCACTTAATTCTGCCAAGTATGCATTCACCCCTTTAGAATATGCTTGAACGGCAGCCCATGAAACTTCATCCTTTTTTAACACTTCATAGGCTTGATCGGCCCCATAAGTCATACCGAGCTTTCTGGTAGATCGATCACGTTCTAGAGCCTGATTACCTACTTTTTCTGCTAATCGCCCTGCAGCATCAAAAGCTTGCATCTCCATTTGAAACAGGCGGTCTTTGGCGGTTACATAACCCTGGGCATAATATAAGTCATGATCATTTTGAGCGAAGATATGAGGCACTTGTCGCTCATCGTAGTAGATGCTAACCTTGTCTTTTAGTCCTGCTAGCTGAAGTTCATCATCTTGGTTATCTGCTGTAACTGCATTTGCCCAAAAACCGGCTTGTGGGTCAAAAAACTTTCCTAAGGGTGGGATGGATCCAAATTTTGTATGGAGAGCAGTAACAACTGCAATCAGGAGGATTGCACAAATCCCGGCTTTTAAGAACTTCATAAAATAAAAACTGTTAAGTGTTAAAAAAGGCACACAGATTTAACACTTAACAGCGTAAATCTCAACTTACCAGAGCATCATTTTCATACAAAATACACTACCGCCGCTTTTAAGAAACTCTGCAGTGCTAAACTCATGTACGTTGAAGCCATTCTCACGTAGCTTTTGGTTTACATCCGTGCAGCCCTGTTGTATAAATACATTTTTACCATCAGGGCTGGTAGCATTACAAGCAAACAATTCTTCTGCTTCATACTTAGAAGCTTCTATAACGGTAGGGAATACCTTGTTGATAAGAGCGAGTCCTTCGTCAGTAAATGCCTTAGGGTAAATCAACGCTGTGTTCTCATCAAGAATACATAAGCAGGTGTCTAAGTGATAAAACTTATCATCTAGAAGCTCAAAGGTGATTACAGGAACATCATATTTTTCTGAGATGAGCTCATATACTTCCTTAGAGGAACGGAAACCATATCCACCCCAAATCAAGCCTTTCTTGAAGTGCCACAGTGCATCGCCCATTCCTTCAAAATCGTTGAACTTTGACTCATCTAAATGATGGATTTCATACTGGCTCTCTTCGTAGAACTTTTGAATAGCCTCTACTTCACCTTTACGTTCTTGTGCGTGCATAATACTCATCAGCACTTTTTTATTCCCATCTTCATCGATGTAAGGCAAACTTTGGTTCGCACAGAATACCATATCAGGATACCCACGCTCTCCATCTAGTACTTTCGTTTCTAAGCCTAATTCATCGTAGGCTTTTTTCAGGTGCTCCCACTCATCCATTGCTGCAATTTTGTCTACATCTCCAATATTTCCCTGCATATGCGGATTGATCACATACTCTACCGCAAAGTGTGTTGGCTTTACCAATAGCACCTTTTTAGGAGCTGGCATTTCTCTTAAATCGGATAGTTCAAAATCTAATTCTTCTACTGTTGATATAACTTTCTTCATGGATAATTTCTTTCTAATTAGGAGGGGCACCAAAGATTGCAAAAAAGCTAAATCGGAACAAATTTTAATAGCTTATTTATTAATGAAAAGCACAGGTAAATCACTATTTTCAACCACTGAATCCAAACATTTTTTCATGTCCCAAAAAAATCTCATTATCGCCTTCGGTGGAGCTTCGCCTGAACACGAAGTTTCTGTGTTAACTGCAATGCAAGTAATTGCTGCACTCGATGAATCTGATTATACCCTTACGCCTTTGTATATCACCAAATCTGGCAACTGGTTAACCGGCCAAAAGCTTCTAGATCTGAGCAATTACAAAGACCTCAACGAACTTGAAGCTTCCTCCACGCGCTGTGCTTTTGTGAAAGACGAGATGGGCCGAACTTTATTAAAGGAGCAAGAAAAACAAGGGCTGTTTACTAAGCCTGCCGCCATACCCGTGTATGCTGTTGTTACCGCCTTTCATGGTAGCGATGGTGAGAATGGCTCTTTTCAGGGTACTTGTGAGATGTTTAACATTCCTTATACCGGTAGTGGTGTTCTGGCGTCTTCCGTGGGCATGAATAAAGTAAAAGCAAAGCAACTATGTGTAGCCAATAAAATTCCTGTTACAGATAGCTTAGACTTTTTTGAAAAGAATTGGGAAGACGATCAAGCAACCATTTTAAAAGAAGCCGAAATGATTGGCTATCCACTTATCGTGAAGCCTTGTAATCTAGGCTCAAGTATTGGAGTAGCTAAAGCGAATTCCAAAGATGAACTCATCGACGCGATTGAAACTGCTTTTCGTTACGATGCTCATCTACTAGTAGAAGAAGCCATTCAACCTCTGATGGAAATCAACTGCTCGGTTTTAGGAAGCAGCACCGATTGCAGAGCCAGTGTTTGTGAAAGACCTATGGGTGCTTCTGAAATGCTCTCATTCCAAGATAAATACCAAAGTGGAGGGAATGCAGAAAAAGGCATGGCTTCCGCAGATCGAATTATCCCTGCCGACATCTCCTCAGAACTTACCGAAGAGATTAGAGAGCTCGCTGTTCAAACTTTCAAAACCTTCGATGCTTCAGGAGTTGCACGATTAGACTTCCTAGTGAACGCCGATACCAAAAAAGTATACTTTAATGAGATTAACACTATTCCTGGGTCGTTCTCATTCTACTTATGGGAAAAATCAGAGCTGACTTTTAAAGCGCTAATCGAAGAATTAGTAGCGGTTGCAATACAGAATCATCAAGCTAAGAATGGTCGTGTTCGTAGCTATCAAACGAATTTGTTGAATGAAAAAGCCGCAAAAGGTATTAAAGGACTAAAAGGTTTAAAAAAATAACACCATGCGTACGATCTCCTCTTTACTTCCTTTACTTATTGTTGCCATACTCATAGGATGTTCTTCATCTGCGGAAGTTATCGTAGTGGATTCTACCGGGGGTTTAGGGGAGGAGAGTGCTCAGCAAACGCCTCCAGCAACTACAACCACTGCACCTCCGAAATCAGATTTCGTTAAGGTGACCATAGGTGAACACGATACTATTCACTCCCTAGATCCACTGTTTGCACAAAATGCCGCCGAATTGAGAGCAGTACATTTGATTTATGATGGACTCACAACTATCAACGAAAATAACCTAGTGCAACCAGCAATTGCTTCCTCTTGGGAAGTAAGTAGTGATTCTCTGAATTACACCTTCACACTTCGACCCGATGCTTTTTTCCACAATAACACTGCATTTTCTTCGGGCAAAGGTAGATTGGTAGTTGCTGAAGATATTCTACAGATATTTAAACGCATGGGATCCCTGAATGCCCCAACCCATATCGCAGAGCGCTTTTATGCTATCAAAGGATATCCATCCTATCACCATGAGCAACTGAGTGTAAAAAATCCCAAGCTACAAGCTATTACCGAAATTGAAGGTATTTCAATTGAAAATGATTCTACTATCTCTTTTCAATTAACCCAAAAAGACGCGGATTTCCTTTCCAAATTAGCACATCCGAATGCTTCTATATACCCAATAGAGAGCGTTTCTAAAGAAGAGGTATTACTTGATTCGCCTATTGGAACCGGTGCTTTTTATATGGCCCAAAAAATGGAGGATAAAATCATTCTTGCTGCCAATAAAGATTACTTTGGGAATACAAATGAGCTAAGTCGAATTGATATCGTTCACGGCAAAACGGAATCGAGCCTGTATCAAGAGTTTGCTAAAGGCACTGTGGATGCTATTATCGCACCTAGCCCATCTACACTAGCTACCGTTAGTGATATCACAGGTGACATTAATCCTGTATTTAAAAATGTGTTTAGTTTAGAGAAAACTGATGCACTTACAGTAGTAAACATCTTCTACAATCCGAATTCACAAAGAAATGAACTTCATGATCTTATGACTCAGACTAGAGTTATTAGCTCTGATGCTGTAACTGACTTTACAATTCAAACGGCTCCTTCTATTGCTGACTCAATACTTGGTAATGAACAAATTCTTTTTGCTTACACCGACAGTCCGTTTGAATTACATTTATTGAACCGACTAGCAAGTACGCTAAATGAGCACGCAGCTGTAGTTCTTGGATCTACCTATGCCGTTTGGGATGAAACCGTATTTTCAACCAAGTATTTTAGTGGAGCAAAAACTAGCTTAACATGGAATGCACCCACTTATATTCTACAACATAAATCTATCACTGGTATAGATCTTGGGCCTTATAACTGGGCTATATCTTTCGATTCCTTTTCACGAAATTGAGGCACTATGAAATTTGCTATCGTTGCTAACCCGAGAAAATTCGAAGTAAAAGGAATATTAGAAAATGCCATTAAGTGGGCTTCCTCTAATAATGTTCAGTTTTTGGTGAGCGAGGAAGTGTGCTCCCTCACGAATATTAATTTCCCTGATGTAGTCATTAAAACCAAAGACGATAAACTGTCTATCGAACAATCGAATGTTGTAATTGTGATTGGCGGCGACGGAACCATTCTTTACACTGCTCGCATCTCTAAACACACTCAAAAACCAATTCTCGGTATAAATAGTGGTCGCTTAGGCTTTATGACCGATACCAAAGCTGAAGACCTTGAAAGTGCTTTAGACTCTGTAAAATCTGGCAATTATACCCTCGACGAACGTCATTTCTTGAAGGCTATAGATCAAGACGGAAATGAATATCATGCCCTTAAT from Balneola vulgaris DSM 17893 includes these protein-coding regions:
- a CDS encoding outer membrane beta-barrel protein, whose product is MKKAYSSLILLFALLISTHAVAQENQMHAGAGLVYGNEVEKFGVNLNGYYTITSEFRIGATINIFFPESETFGGNDFKSQFTGINFDGNYFFYRENELSAYGLAGINILRGKVEVNNDSETDSEVGLNLGAGLEYALDFGNLFGELKFAGLGGDADQLVLGAGVRFNLSN
- a CDS encoding penicillin acylase family protein; its protein translation is MKFLKAGICAILLIAVVTALHTKFGSIPPLGKFFDPQAGFWANAVTADNQDDELQLAGLKDKVSIYYDERQVPHIFAQNDHDLYYAQGYVTAKDRLFQMEMQAFDAAGRLAEKVGNQALERDRSTRKLGMTYGADQAYEVLKKDEVSWAAVQAYSKGVNAYLAELSAEDYPIEYKVLDFAPEAWIEKNTVYLLKNMTRTLAGGNNDIRTSNTLQYFGEDFIETFFTTKPDLNDPIIPASKKWDFERVPVNQPDSLYVPSDIRGVDDFERPEGVGSNNWAVAGSKTKSGYPILSNDPHLSLTYPSIWYEVQLHSPTVNVRGVSLQGAPGVVIGFNEKVAWGVTNVGSDVMDWYEITFKDETMSEYWYDGAWQPTSQRIEEIKVRGEETILDTLIYTHHGPVWELNSATDEEKTKYFALRWIAHEGSSDIRTFYGLNRAKDYDDYVEALSHYVAPAQNFVFASSEGDIALWVNGKFPNKWKHQGRTVSDGSDPRYDWQGWIPFEHNPHVKNPERGFVSSANQESAAEDYPYYLDDEFAPFERGRRINDRLREMEDITMQDMMELQMDNFSYHASTILPELINWVDSSELSEDEQEFLQQLSEWNFFNNADLIEPFLFRQWWRQFYNAIFNDEYGSVELAMRRPSRDRVIELIKENPEMAFIDDITTDKKESIQELATASFKKAITNIYSSLGEEVTDRWKWGYQMNNDIEHISYIPGFGDQNVISGGSSESVNATRDGFGPSWRMVIVLGPEVRGYGVYPGGPSGNPGSPYYDNMLEAWRTGKHFELILHKEAPTEYSYSVELSPKK
- a CDS encoding dimethylarginine dimethylaminohydrolase family protein, whose translation is MKKVISTVEELDFELSDLREMPAPKKVLLVKPTHFAVEYVINPHMQGNIGDVDKIAAMDEWEHLKKAYDELGLETKVLDGERGYPDMVFCANQSLPYIDEDGNKKVLMSIMHAQERKGEVEAIQKFYEESQYEIHHLDESKFNDFEGMGDALWHFKKGLIWGGYGFRSSKEVYELISEKYDVPVITFELLDDKFYHLDTCLCILDENTALIYPKAFTDEGLALINKVFPTVIEASKYEAEELFACNATSPDGKNVFIQQGCTDVNQKLRENGFNVHEFSTAEFLKSGGSVFCMKMMLW
- a CDS encoding D-alanine--D-alanine ligase family protein, whose protein sequence is MSQKNLIIAFGGASPEHEVSVLTAMQVIAALDESDYTLTPLYITKSGNWLTGQKLLDLSNYKDLNELEASSTRCAFVKDEMGRTLLKEQEKQGLFTKPAAIPVYAVVTAFHGSDGENGSFQGTCEMFNIPYTGSGVLASSVGMNKVKAKQLCVANKIPVTDSLDFFEKNWEDDQATILKEAEMIGYPLIVKPCNLGSSIGVAKANSKDELIDAIETAFRYDAHLLVEEAIQPLMEINCSVLGSSTDCRASVCERPMGASEMLSFQDKYQSGGNAEKGMASADRIIPADISSELTEEIRELAVQTFKTFDASGVARLDFLVNADTKKVYFNEINTIPGSFSFYLWEKSELTFKALIEELVAVAIQNHQAKNGRVRSYQTNLLNEKAAKGIKGLKGLKK
- a CDS encoding ABC transporter substrate-binding protein encodes the protein MRTISSLLPLLIVAILIGCSSSAEVIVVDSTGGLGEESAQQTPPATTTTAPPKSDFVKVTIGEHDTIHSLDPLFAQNAAELRAVHLIYDGLTTINENNLVQPAIASSWEVSSDSLNYTFTLRPDAFFHNNTAFSSGKGRLVVAEDILQIFKRMGSLNAPTHIAERFYAIKGYPSYHHEQLSVKNPKLQAITEIEGISIENDSTISFQLTQKDADFLSKLAHPNASIYPIESVSKEEVLLDSPIGTGAFYMAQKMEDKIILAANKDYFGNTNELSRIDIVHGKTESSLYQEFAKGTVDAIIAPSPSTLATVSDITGDINPVFKNVFSLEKTDALTVVNIFYNPNSQRNELHDLMTQTRVISSDAVTDFTIQTAPSIADSILGNEQILFAYTDSPFELHLLNRLASTLNEHAAVVLGSTYAVWDETVFSTKYFSGAKTSLTWNAPTYILQHKSITGIDLGPYNWAISFDSFSRN